A window of Streptosporangiales bacterium contains these coding sequences:
- the infB gene encoding translation initiation factor IF-2 codes for MGARVAKVRVYELAKELGVESKAVLAKLQEMGEFVRSASSTIEAPVVRRVREAMPADGGKAKQDGKAAKKPAKKAAKKAEQKPAAPKPAPPSQEPVPPAEPAVEVAEQQEEAVSPPVAEEPAASVIGDQPVEPVAAEPVDTGAADQPDQPAEPGDGADGAEPAAASTPAPPRPGPRPGPRPGPPADKRGQGRPRPGNNPFLSSSSTGMGQTARPKPSGPRPGGQQARPTGGAGSGQGRGGDGPRLPSGARPTPSMMPPRPQGPQGPGRPGGGGQGGGGGGQGGGGGGQRGGGGGGGRGAPRGGGGGGFAPAGGPPGGGRGGPGGGGPPGPGGPGGPGGRGRPGGGGGRGRGGTAGAFGRPGGRAGKGRKSRKQRRQEFDNMQAPSVGGVQVPRGSGQTIRLRRGATLTDFADKIGANPASLVQVMFHLGEMVTATQSVSDETLEVLGSELGYEIRVVSPEDEDRELLESFKLEFGEDVGDEADMLPRPPVVTIMGHVDHGKTKLLDAIRRTNIVDEEAGGITQHIGAYQVTTEVEENERKLTFIDTPGHEAFTSMRARGAQTTDIVVLVVAADDGVMPQTVEALNHAQAAGVPIVVAITKIDVEGADPTKVRSQLTEYNLVAEEFGGDTMFVECSPKNLVNIAGVLEALVLTADATLDLHANPNQPAEGVAIEAHLDRGRGPVATVLVQRGTLRVGDTIVCGTGFGRVRALLDEHNQNLEKAGPSRPALVVGLTSLPSAGDNLLAVREDRTARQIAQTREARERNAQLARSSKRVSLDDLSKILEEKRTLNLIIKGDVSGSVEALEEALLKLDVGEEVDLRILHRGVGAITESDVNLATIDGAIIIGFNVRPQGKTAELAEREGVEIRFYSVIYQAIEEIEAALKGMLKPIYEEVHLGGAEIRAVFRSSRFGNIAGCMVTDGLVKRGASARLMRNGVVVRDNLKVASLRREKDDVTEVREGFECGLTLSYSEIEEGDTIETYEMREKARV; via the coding sequence ATGGGAGCGAGAGTGGCAAAGGTCCGGGTATACGAGCTCGCTAAGGAGCTCGGCGTCGAGAGCAAGGCGGTACTCGCCAAGCTCCAGGAGATGGGCGAGTTCGTCCGTTCGGCGTCATCCACCATCGAAGCGCCGGTCGTCCGCCGGGTACGGGAGGCTATGCCCGCCGACGGCGGGAAGGCCAAACAGGATGGCAAAGCGGCGAAGAAACCAGCGAAGAAGGCGGCCAAGAAGGCGGAGCAGAAGCCGGCTGCGCCGAAACCGGCTCCGCCAAGTCAGGAGCCCGTGCCTCCAGCCGAGCCCGCCGTCGAGGTGGCCGAACAGCAGGAAGAGGCGGTGTCACCGCCGGTGGCCGAGGAGCCAGCCGCGTCCGTGATCGGGGACCAGCCGGTCGAGCCGGTGGCGGCTGAGCCCGTCGACACCGGTGCGGCCGACCAGCCCGACCAGCCCGCCGAGCCCGGCGACGGGGCCGACGGGGCGGAGCCCGCGGCTGCGTCCACCCCCGCGCCGCCGCGTCCGGGCCCGCGCCCGGGGCCGCGGCCAGGTCCGCCTGCGGACAAGCGGGGGCAGGGACGTCCGCGTCCCGGCAACAACCCGTTCCTGTCGTCGTCCAGCACCGGTATGGGCCAGACCGCTCGGCCGAAGCCGAGCGGCCCACGGCCCGGAGGGCAGCAGGCCCGCCCAACAGGTGGCGCCGGCTCCGGCCAGGGGCGCGGCGGCGACGGTCCGCGGCTGCCGAGCGGTGCCAGGCCGACGCCGAGCATGATGCCGCCGCGACCGCAGGGCCCGCAGGGTCCTGGGCGTCCCGGTGGCGGTGGCCAGGGCGGCGGTGGCGGTGGCCAGGGCGGCGGTGGCGGTGGCCAGCGCGGCGGTGGCGGTGGCGGTGGCCGCGGTGCTCCGCGCGGCGGCGGTGGCGGCGGTTTCGCACCGGCGGGTGGCCCGCCGGGAGGCGGCCGCGGCGGCCCCGGTGGCGGTGGCCCCCCGGGGCCTGGCGGTCCAGGCGGCCCCGGCGGTCGTGGTCGCCCCGGTGGCGGCGGTGGCCGCGGACGCGGTGGCACTGCCGGTGCCTTCGGGCGGCCTGGCGGCCGGGCGGGCAAGGGCCGGAAGTCGCGCAAGCAGCGCCGTCAAGAGTTCGACAACATGCAGGCGCCGTCGGTCGGCGGTGTGCAGGTGCCGCGTGGCTCCGGGCAGACGATCCGGCTGCGCCGCGGCGCGACGCTGACCGACTTCGCCGACAAGATCGGCGCCAACCCGGCGTCGCTCGTGCAGGTGATGTTCCACCTCGGCGAGATGGTCACCGCGACCCAGTCGGTGTCCGACGAGACGCTCGAGGTGCTCGGCTCCGAGCTGGGGTACGAGATCCGCGTGGTCTCGCCTGAGGACGAGGACCGCGAGCTGCTCGAGTCGTTCAAGCTCGAGTTCGGTGAGGACGTCGGCGACGAGGCGGACATGCTGCCGCGGCCGCCGGTGGTCACCATCATGGGTCACGTCGACCACGGCAAGACCAAGCTGCTCGACGCGATCCGCCGGACGAACATCGTCGACGAGGAAGCCGGCGGCATCACCCAGCACATCGGTGCGTACCAGGTGACGACCGAGGTGGAAGAGAACGAGCGCAAGCTGACGTTCATCGACACCCCCGGCCACGAGGCGTTCACCTCCATGCGTGCCCGCGGTGCGCAGACGACGGACATCGTCGTCCTGGTGGTGGCGGCCGACGACGGCGTCATGCCGCAGACGGTCGAAGCGCTGAACCACGCACAGGCGGCGGGTGTGCCGATCGTGGTGGCGATCACCAAGATCGACGTCGAGGGTGCGGACCCGACGAAGGTGCGCAGCCAGCTCACCGAGTACAACCTCGTTGCGGAAGAGTTCGGCGGCGACACGATGTTCGTGGAGTGCTCGCCGAAGAACCTGGTCAACATCGCGGGCGTGCTCGAGGCGCTGGTGCTCACCGCGGACGCCACCTTGGACCTGCACGCGAACCCGAACCAGCCCGCCGAGGGCGTCGCGATCGAGGCGCACCTCGACCGCGGTCGCGGTCCGGTCGCAACCGTCCTGGTGCAGCGCGGCACGCTGCGCGTCGGCGACACGATCGTCTGCGGCACCGGGTTCGGTCGAGTGCGGGCACTGCTCGACGAGCACAACCAGAACCTGGAGAAGGCAGGCCCGTCACGACCGGCGTTGGTCGTCGGTCTCACCAGCCTGCCTTCGGCCGGGGACAACCTGCTCGCCGTCCGGGAGGACCGCACGGCGCGGCAGATCGCCCAGACGAGGGAAGCGCGGGAACGCAACGCGCAGCTCGCTCGCAGCAGCAAGCGGGTCAGCCTCGACGATCTCTCCAAGATCCTCGAGGAGAAGCGCACGCTCAACCTCATCATCAAGGGCGACGTGTCCGGTTCGGTCGAGGCGCTCGAGGAGGCGCTGCTCAAGCTGGACGTCGGCGAGGAGGTCGACCTGCGGATCCTACACCGCGGCGTCGGCGCCATCACCGAGAGCGACGTCAACCTGGCGACCATCGACGGTGCGATCATCATCGGCTTCAACGTCCGGCCGCAGGGCAAGACGGCGGAGCTGGCGGAGCGCGAAGGCGTCGAGATCAGGTTCTACTCGGTCATCTACCAGGCGATCGAGGAGATCGAGGCGGCGCTCAAGGGCATGCTCAAGCCGATCTACGAGGAAGTGCACCTCGGCGGCGCGGAGATCCGTGCGGTGTTCCGGTCGAGCAGGTTCGGCAACATCGCCGGCTGCATGGTCACCGACGGTCTGGTCAAGCGTGGCGCGAGTGCCCGCCTGATGCGCAACGGCGTGGTCGTGCGGGACAACCTCAAGGTGGCCTCGCTGCGCAGGGAGAAGGACGACGTCACGGAGGTCCGTGAGGGCTTCGAGTGCGGTCTGACCCTCAGCTACAGCGAGATCGAGGAGGGCGACACGATCGAGACGTACGAGATGAGGGAGAAGGCCAGGGTCTAG
- a CDS encoding DUF503 family protein: protein MFVGTLELDLLLGDVHSLKEKRSIVRPVVAELRRRFLVAAAEVGDVEVYRRVTVGVAVVAGAAGHCQHVLEACERLVAARPELDVLAARHRVLGDEDT, encoded by the coding sequence ATGTTCGTCGGGACACTGGAGCTCGACCTGCTCCTCGGTGACGTCCACTCGCTGAAGGAGAAGCGGTCGATCGTACGGCCGGTCGTGGCCGAGCTGCGGCGGCGTTTCCTCGTCGCCGCAGCCGAGGTCGGCGATGTCGAGGTGTACCGGCGGGTGACCGTCGGAGTGGCGGTCGTGGCCGGTGCCGCCGGGCACTGCCAGCATGTCCTCGAAGCTTGTGAGCGGCTCGTCGCCGCCCGCCCGGAGCTGGACGTGCTGGCCGCCAGGCACCGGGTCCTCGGCGACGAAGACACGTAG
- the rbfA gene encoding 30S ribosome-binding factor RbfA translates to MNEQRQRRLQDRIREIVARMLERQIKDPRLGFVTVTDVRITADLRDATVFYTVYGDDADWEGTAAALASAQGLIRAEVGKQTGIKHTPTVAFQPDELPTNARHIDDLIHQARRRDEEVAQLAVDAQPIGDADPYRKPATDDEA, encoded by the coding sequence GTGAACGAACAGCGACAGCGGAGGCTGCAGGACCGCATCCGCGAGATCGTCGCGCGCATGCTGGAGCGGCAGATCAAGGACCCACGGCTCGGGTTCGTAACGGTGACCGACGTGCGGATCACCGCGGACCTGCGCGACGCCACGGTCTTCTACACCGTCTACGGCGACGACGCCGACTGGGAGGGCACGGCGGCCGCGCTGGCCAGCGCGCAGGGGCTGATCCGCGCCGAGGTGGGCAAGCAGACCGGCATCAAGCACACGCCGACGGTGGCGTTCCAGCCGGACGAGCTGCCCACCAACGCGCGGCACATCGACGACCTGATCCACCAGGCGCGCCGTCGCGACGAAGAGGTCGCGCAGCTGGCCGTCGACGCCCAGCCGATCGGCGACGCGGACCCGTACCGCAAGCCGGCGACCGACGACGAGGCGTAA
- the truB gene encoding tRNA pseudouridine(55) synthase TruB, giving the protein MGDANEAPGGLAIVDKPAGWTSHDVVAKMRRLAGTRKVGHAGTLDPMATGVLVVGIGRATRLLGRLALTDKVYEATIRLGASTTTDDAEGELVAQAAPAGVTDAAFADAVRTLTGTISQVPSAVSAVKVDGKRAYQRVRSGEQVELEARQVTVSRFDVSAVRRDDPAYLDVDAVVECSTGTYVRALARDLGAALGVGGHLTALRRTRVGPFTLDVARTLEQLAEEFTALPLGDAAALAFPRRQVDAAMARSLAHGGRLPATGTEGPVAVYGPDGSFLALVEDQAGRAKPVAVFAP; this is encoded by the coding sequence ATGGGTGACGCGAACGAGGCGCCGGGAGGGCTGGCGATCGTCGACAAGCCGGCCGGCTGGACGTCGCACGACGTGGTCGCGAAGATGCGCCGGCTGGCCGGCACCCGCAAGGTCGGCCACGCCGGCACGCTGGACCCGATGGCGACCGGCGTGCTGGTCGTCGGCATCGGCAGGGCGACCAGGCTGCTCGGCCGGCTGGCGCTGACCGACAAGGTCTACGAAGCGACGATCAGGCTGGGGGCGTCGACGACGACCGACGACGCCGAGGGCGAGCTGGTCGCGCAGGCGGCACCTGCCGGCGTCACCGACGCCGCGTTCGCGGACGCCGTTCGGACGCTCACCGGTACCATCAGCCAGGTGCCGTCCGCCGTGTCCGCGGTCAAGGTGGACGGCAAGCGCGCGTACCAGCGGGTCAGGTCCGGCGAGCAGGTCGAGCTGGAGGCACGCCAGGTGACGGTGAGCCGCTTCGACGTGTCGGCCGTCAGGCGCGACGACCCGGCGTACCTCGACGTGGACGCTGTGGTGGAGTGCAGCACCGGCACGTACGTCCGCGCGCTCGCCCGTGACCTCGGCGCGGCGCTCGGCGTCGGCGGCCACCTGACCGCGCTGCGGCGTACCAGGGTGGGGCCGTTCACCCTCGACGTGGCGCGCACGCTCGAGCAGCTGGCCGAGGAGTTCACCGCGCTGCCGCTCGGCGACGCGGCCGCGCTGGCGTTCCCGCGCCGGCAGGTCGACGCCGCCATGGCCAGGTCGCTGGCCCACGGCGGCCGGTTGCCGGCGACGGGCACGGAGGGGCCGGTGGCCGTCTACGGCCCGGACGGCAGCTTCCTCGCGCTGGTGGAGGACCAGGCAGGACGGGCGAAACCGGTCGCCGTGTTCGCGCCGTAA
- a CDS encoding bifunctional riboflavin kinase/FAD synthetase yields the protein MPLWHGFDEVPEGFGPSVVTIGVFDGVHRGHARVVGAAAERARAVGAQTVVVTFHPHPQSVIRPDTALPLLSLPEHRAPLAAAAGADAVLVLPFTAEMSKQAPEDFVADLVRWLRPTAFVVGDDFRFGHKAAGDVQLLAELGQRYGYTAEIIPAQGDVEARFSSSRTRAALLAGDVAVAAEVLGRPFAVSGVVVEGAHRGRELGFPTANLMSPQELVVPADGIYAGWLERAGGSRLPAAISVGTNPQFHGAERQVEAYCLDRDDLELYGERVRVEFVARVRGQQVFDSVDALVEQMKADVDAIRELLGST from the coding sequence GTGCCGCTGTGGCACGGGTTCGACGAGGTGCCAGAAGGCTTCGGTCCCTCGGTGGTGACCATCGGAGTGTTCGACGGCGTGCACCGCGGGCACGCGCGGGTCGTCGGCGCCGCCGCGGAACGCGCCCGCGCGGTGGGCGCGCAGACCGTCGTGGTCACCTTCCACCCGCACCCGCAGAGCGTGATCCGCCCGGACACGGCGCTGCCGCTGCTGTCGCTGCCGGAGCACCGGGCACCGCTCGCGGCCGCCGCGGGTGCCGACGCCGTCCTTGTGCTGCCGTTCACCGCGGAGATGTCCAAGCAGGCGCCGGAGGACTTCGTCGCGGACCTGGTGCGGTGGCTGCGGCCGACGGCGTTCGTCGTCGGCGACGACTTCAGGTTCGGGCACAAGGCGGCCGGCGACGTGCAGCTGCTCGCCGAGCTGGGGCAGCGCTACGGCTACACGGCGGAGATCATCCCCGCGCAGGGCGACGTGGAGGCGCGGTTCTCGTCCTCGCGCACCCGGGCGGCGCTGCTTGCCGGTGACGTGGCGGTCGCCGCCGAGGTGCTCGGCCGGCCGTTCGCCGTGTCCGGCGTGGTCGTCGAGGGTGCCCACCGCGGCCGTGAGCTCGGCTTTCCCACCGCCAACCTGATGAGCCCGCAGGAGCTCGTGGTGCCCGCGGACGGGATCTACGCGGGCTGGCTGGAGCGGGCCGGGGGCAGCCGGCTGCCGGCGGCGATCTCGGTGGGGACGAACCCGCAGTTCCACGGTGCGGAACGACAGGTGGAGGCGTACTGCCTGGACCGCGACGACCTGGAGCTGTACGGCGAGCGCGTCCGGGTGGAGTTCGTCGCCCGGGTCCGCGGGCAGCAGGTCTTCGACTCGGTGGATGCGCTGGTCGAGCAGATGAAGGCCGACGTGGACGCCATCCGCGAGTTGCTCGGCTCCACCTAG
- the rpsO gene encoding 30S ribosomal protein S15 produces MSLDIATKQKIISEYATAEGDTGSPEVQVALLTQRITELTEHMKEHKHDHHSRRGLLLLVGKRRRLLNYLHKSDITRYRSLIERLGLRR; encoded by the coding sequence GTGTCGCTCGACATCGCCACGAAGCAGAAGATCATCTCCGAGTACGCCACGGCTGAGGGTGACACCGGTTCGCCAGAGGTCCAGGTGGCGCTGCTGACCCAGCGCATCACCGAGCTCACCGAGCACATGAAGGAGCACAAGCACGACCACCACAGCCGTCGTGGTCTGCTGCTCCTGGTAGGGAAGCGCCGTCGGCTGCTGAACTACCTACACAAGAGCGACATCACCCGCTACCGGAGCCTCATCGAACGGCTCGGGTTGCGGCGCTGA
- a CDS encoding polyribonucleotide nucleotidyltransferase — protein MEGPEVHYAEAVIDNGSFGKQVIRFETGRLARLANGSAVAYLGDTMVLSATTASKQPKEHLDFFPLTVDVEEKMYAVGRIPGSFFRREGRPSTDAVLTCRLTDRALRPSFVDGLRNEVQIVATVLSLEPDHMYDVVAMNAAYASTLLAGLPFSGPLGSVRMALVDGEWIAFPTHEQVGKAVFDMVIAGRMLDDDDVAIMMVEAEATGATVELVRGGAQAPTEEIVASGLEAAKPHIRVLCHAQADLARRAGVTHGEYPVVVDYQEDVAEAVEAAAADELGRVLTIADKQQRESETDQVKANVKEQLAERFTEREKEISAAFRSLTKKLVRQRIIRDKVRIDGRGLADIRRLSAEVGVVPRVHGSALFERGETQVLGITTLNMLGLEQKLDTLSPETTKRYMHNYNMPPFSTGETGRVGSPKRREIGHGALAERAIEPVLPTREEFPYAIRQVSEAIGSNGSTSMGSVCASTMGLLQAGVPLKATIAGIAMGLISDKDDDGQTQYVTLTDILGAEDAFGDMDFKVAGSREYVTALQLDTKLDGIPANILAGALTQAREARLTILGVMEEAISAPAEMSPYAPRIITIKVPVDKIGEVIGPKGKVINTIQDETGADISIEDDGTIYIGASDGKSAEEARAQINAIANPQLPEVGERYLGTVVKITSFGAFISLLPGRDGLLHVSNMRALNDNKRVNEVEDVAKIGDKIQVEITEIDSRGKLSLVPVLEGNSEDDDEE, from the coding sequence GTGGAGGGTCCAGAGGTTCACTACGCCGAGGCAGTCATCGACAATGGCTCGTTCGGCAAGCAGGTCATCAGGTTCGAGACCGGTCGGCTGGCCCGGCTGGCGAACGGCTCCGCCGTCGCGTATCTCGGCGACACCATGGTGTTGTCCGCGACCACCGCGTCGAAGCAGCCGAAGGAGCACCTCGACTTCTTCCCCCTGACGGTCGACGTCGAGGAGAAGATGTACGCGGTCGGCCGGATTCCCGGCTCGTTCTTCCGCCGGGAGGGGCGCCCGAGCACGGACGCCGTCCTCACCTGCCGGTTGACCGACCGCGCGCTGCGCCCGTCGTTCGTCGACGGTCTGCGCAACGAGGTGCAGATCGTGGCCACCGTGCTCTCGCTGGAGCCGGACCACATGTACGACGTCGTGGCGATGAACGCCGCGTACGCGTCCACGCTGCTGGCCGGCCTGCCGTTCAGCGGCCCGCTCGGCTCGGTGCGGATGGCGCTGGTCGACGGCGAATGGATCGCGTTCCCGACGCACGAGCAGGTCGGCAAGGCCGTCTTCGACATGGTGATCGCCGGCCGGATGCTCGACGACGACGACGTCGCGATCATGATGGTCGAGGCGGAGGCCACCGGGGCCACCGTCGAGCTGGTGCGCGGTGGCGCGCAGGCGCCGACGGAGGAGATCGTGGCCAGCGGCCTGGAGGCCGCCAAGCCGCACATCAGGGTGCTCTGCCACGCGCAGGCCGACCTGGCCCGGCGCGCCGGCGTAACGCACGGCGAGTACCCGGTGGTCGTCGACTACCAGGAGGACGTCGCGGAGGCCGTCGAGGCGGCCGCGGCCGACGAGCTCGGCCGCGTGCTGACCATCGCGGACAAGCAGCAGCGCGAGTCCGAGACCGACCAGGTGAAGGCGAACGTCAAGGAGCAGCTCGCCGAGCGCTTCACCGAGCGCGAGAAGGAGATCTCCGCCGCGTTCAGGTCGCTGACCAAGAAGCTGGTCAGGCAGCGGATCATCCGCGACAAGGTGCGTATCGACGGGCGCGGGCTGGCCGACATCAGGCGGCTGTCGGCCGAGGTCGGCGTGGTGCCGCGGGTGCACGGCTCGGCGCTCTTCGAGCGCGGCGAGACCCAGGTGCTCGGCATCACCACGCTGAACATGCTCGGGCTGGAGCAGAAGCTCGACACGCTCTCGCCGGAGACGACGAAGCGGTACATGCACAACTACAACATGCCGCCGTTCTCCACCGGTGAGACCGGCCGCGTCGGGTCGCCGAAGCGGCGCGAGATCGGCCACGGTGCGCTCGCCGAGCGGGCCATCGAACCGGTGCTGCCGACGCGGGAGGAGTTCCCGTACGCGATCCGCCAGGTGTCCGAGGCGATCGGCTCGAACGGGTCGACGTCGATGGGCTCGGTGTGCGCGAGCACCATGGGGCTGCTGCAGGCGGGCGTTCCGCTGAAGGCCACCATTGCCGGCATCGCCATGGGTCTGATCAGCGACAAGGACGACGACGGGCAGACCCAGTACGTGACGCTGACCGACATCCTCGGTGCCGAGGACGCGTTCGGCGACATGGACTTCAAGGTCGCAGGCAGCCGCGAGTACGTCACTGCGCTGCAGCTCGACACGAAGCTCGACGGCATCCCGGCGAACATCCTCGCCGGCGCGCTCACCCAGGCACGTGAGGCCAGGCTGACCATCCTCGGTGTGATGGAGGAGGCCATCTCCGCCCCGGCCGAGATGTCCCCGTACGCGCCGCGGATCATCACCATCAAGGTGCCGGTGGACAAGATCGGCGAGGTGATCGGGCCGAAGGGCAAGGTCATCAACACGATCCAGGACGAGACCGGCGCGGACATCTCGATCGAGGACGACGGCACGATCTACATCGGTGCGTCCGACGGCAAGTCCGCCGAGGAGGCGCGTGCGCAGATCAACGCCATCGCCAACCCGCAGCTGCCCGAGGTCGGCGAGCGCTACCTGGGCACGGTCGTGAAGATCACGTCGTTCGGTGCGTTCATCTCGCTGCTGCCCGGCCGTGACGGGTTGCTGCACGTCTCCAACATGCGGGCCCTCAACGACAACAAGCGGGTCAACGAGGTGGAGGACGTGGCCAAGATCGGTGACAAGATCCAGGTGGAGATCACCGAGATCGACTCGCGCGGCAAGCTGTCGCTCGTGCCCGTGCTCGAGGGGAACTCCGAGGACGACGACGAGGAGTAA
- a CDS encoding insulinase family protein, with protein sequence MPTAKRGAVLATDQPPGSTRTLVRARDGAGATRRTVLPGGLRVVTEAVPNVRSVSFGVWVGVGSRDETSSLAGASHYLEHLLFKGTKRRSALDIAEEVDAVGGEMNAFTTKEYTCFYARVLDVDLSLAVDVVCDMVTSSVITAHDVESERGVVLEEIAMNEDDPGDVVHDVFAATLFGDSPLGRPILGTVESINALSRRQVAGYYRRRYRAPHIVVAAAGNLDHAKVVRQVRSAFNRAEALGDPDTAPSPARSGPAPLPAVGDPVSVLRRKTEQANLVLGLPGLARADDRRFALGVLNAALGGGMSSRLFQEVREKRGLAYNVFSYASQYADAGLFGIYAGCLPEKVDDVLAICRDQLLEVAEHGIAEEELDRGKGQLRGATVLGIEDTSSRMSRLGKSELVHGELLSIDQVLERISAVTLDEVRAVARDLLRGRLNLAVVGPFDEDKDFSETVRE encoded by the coding sequence ATTCCAACGGCGAAGCGAGGTGCTGTGCTGGCAACCGACCAGCCACCGGGATCGACCCGCACCCTGGTGAGGGCACGTGACGGCGCGGGAGCCACCCGCCGCACGGTGCTGCCCGGCGGGTTGCGGGTCGTCACGGAGGCGGTGCCGAACGTCCGCTCGGTCTCGTTCGGGGTGTGGGTAGGCGTCGGCTCCCGCGACGAGACCTCGTCGCTGGCCGGCGCCAGCCACTACCTCGAGCACCTGCTCTTCAAGGGCACCAAGCGCAGGAGCGCGCTCGACATCGCCGAAGAGGTCGACGCCGTCGGTGGTGAGATGAACGCGTTCACCACCAAGGAGTACACCTGCTTCTACGCGCGGGTGCTCGACGTCGACCTGTCGCTCGCCGTGGACGTGGTGTGCGACATGGTGACGTCGTCGGTGATCACCGCGCACGACGTGGAGAGCGAACGCGGCGTCGTGCTCGAAGAGATCGCCATGAACGAGGACGACCCTGGCGACGTCGTGCACGACGTGTTCGCGGCGACGCTGTTCGGCGACAGCCCGCTCGGCCGGCCGATCCTCGGCACCGTCGAGTCGATCAACGCGCTGAGCCGCCGGCAGGTGGCCGGGTACTACCGCAGGCGCTACCGGGCACCGCACATCGTGGTCGCCGCCGCGGGCAACCTCGACCACGCCAAGGTGGTGCGGCAGGTGCGGTCCGCGTTCAACCGGGCCGAGGCGCTCGGCGACCCGGACACCGCGCCTTCGCCGGCGCGGTCCGGCCCGGCACCGCTGCCGGCGGTGGGTGACCCGGTCTCCGTACTGCGCAGGAAGACGGAGCAGGCGAACCTGGTGCTCGGCCTGCCCGGCCTGGCCCGTGCCGACGACCGCAGGTTCGCGCTCGGCGTGCTGAACGCCGCGCTCGGCGGCGGCATGTCGTCGCGGCTGTTCCAGGAGGTGCGGGAGAAGCGCGGCCTGGCGTACAACGTGTTCTCCTACGCGTCGCAGTACGCCGACGCCGGGCTGTTCGGCATCTACGCGGGCTGCCTGCCGGAGAAGGTCGACGACGTGCTCGCCATCTGCCGCGACCAGCTGCTCGAGGTGGCCGAGCACGGCATCGCCGAGGAGGAGCTGGACCGCGGCAAGGGGCAGCTGCGCGGCGCCACTGTGCTCGGTATCGAGGACACGTCGTCGCGGATGAGCCGGCTCGGCAAGAGCGAGCTCGTGCACGGCGAGCTGCTCTCCATCGACCAGGTGCTCGAGCGGATCAGCGCGGTGACGCTCGACGAGGTTCGCGCGGTCGCACGCGACCTGCTGCGTGGCCGGCTGAACCTCGCCGTCGTGGGCCCGTTCGACGAGGACAAGGACTTCAGCGAAACGGTGCGCGAATGA
- a CDS encoding 4-hydroxy-tetrahydrodipicolinate reductase translates to MTTRVGVLGAAGRMGGEVCRAVDDADDLELVARVDQDDKLDVLTSSGAEVVVDFTRPDVVMDNLRWCVEHGVHAVVGTSGFDEDRLAAVRGWLREAPSVGVLVAANFSVGAVLMMHFATRAARFYESAEVLELHHPNKVDAPSGTAYRTAQLIAQARAEGGLGPAPDATVQELDGARGTDVDGVRVHAARLAGRVAHQEVLFGTTGEALTIRHDSFDRASFMPGVLLGVRRVPATPGLSVGLETFLDLD, encoded by the coding sequence ATGACGACGCGAGTAGGTGTGCTCGGCGCCGCCGGCCGGATGGGCGGCGAGGTGTGCCGGGCGGTCGACGATGCCGACGACCTGGAGCTGGTCGCCAGGGTCGACCAGGACGACAAGCTCGACGTGCTGACGTCGTCCGGCGCCGAGGTGGTGGTGGACTTCACCCGACCGGACGTCGTGATGGACAACCTGCGCTGGTGCGTCGAGCACGGCGTGCACGCCGTCGTGGGCACCTCCGGGTTCGACGAGGACCGGCTGGCGGCGGTACGTGGCTGGCTGCGCGAGGCGCCGTCGGTCGGCGTGCTCGTCGCCGCGAACTTCAGCGTCGGCGCGGTGCTCATGATGCACTTCGCCACCCGTGCGGCGAGGTTCTACGAGTCCGCCGAGGTGCTCGAGCTGCACCACCCGAACAAGGTGGACGCACCGAGCGGCACCGCGTACCGCACGGCGCAGCTGATCGCGCAGGCGCGCGCGGAGGGCGGTCTCGGTCCGGCGCCGGACGCCACCGTGCAGGAGCTCGACGGTGCGCGCGGCACCGATGTCGACGGCGTGCGGGTGCACGCGGCGCGGCTGGCCGGGCGGGTGGCGCACCAGGAGGTGCTGTTCGGCACCACTGGCGAGGCGCTGACGATCAGACACGACTCGTTCGACCGGGCCTCGTTCATGCCCGGCGTGCTGCTCGGCGTGCGGCGGGTGCCGGCCACGCCGGGACTCTCCGTGGGCCTGGAGACCTTCCTCGACCTCGATTAG